The Treponema medium genome has a window encoding:
- the ispE gene encoding 4-(cytidine 5'-diphospho)-2-C-methyl-D-erythritol kinase — protein MNNASSMSADAISLCAYSKINIHLKVLAKREDGFHNLESIFQRISIADYLSITQSGDSHSCTVESPVLPLPAENTLTKAWEVFKGATGINAGIKVRLIKNLPAGSGLGAGSSDAAALLKGVNELFEMPLSDSELTTLALQVGSDVPFFLRGAAGIVTGRGEVFEPIQSRTDCFGILIWPDVQSSTKEAYSLLDKQKRILSGEYEAWGYEKLIKQYHDPLGRWCFVNDFQPALEQRYPVIGRVRKELYEQGAAFAQMSGSGSAVFGLFSSESLMASAFQVLAKRWSWCKPFLLLA, from the coding sequence ATGAATAATGCTTCAAGCATGAGTGCCGATGCAATTAGTCTTTGTGCGTATTCAAAGATTAATATTCATCTAAAGGTTCTGGCAAAAAGAGAAGATGGGTTTCATAACCTTGAAAGTATTTTTCAGCGTATTTCAATAGCGGATTATCTTTCCATAACACAATCAGGCGATTCGCACAGTTGTACGGTTGAATCTCCTGTATTGCCTTTACCGGCTGAGAACACATTGACTAAAGCATGGGAAGTGTTTAAAGGCGCAACAGGAATTAATGCGGGCATAAAGGTTCGGTTAATAAAAAATCTCCCTGCAGGAAGCGGTTTAGGAGCAGGTTCATCCGATGCGGCTGCTTTACTGAAGGGCGTAAATGAGCTTTTTGAAATGCCGTTGAGCGATTCAGAGCTTACAACACTTGCTTTACAAGTCGGTAGCGATGTGCCATTTTTTCTTAGGGGCGCTGCTGGAATTGTTACAGGACGGGGAGAGGTTTTTGAGCCGATACAATCCCGTACTGACTGTTTCGGTATCCTGATTTGGCCGGATGTGCAGAGTTCAACGAAAGAAGCTTATTCGCTTTTGGATAAACAAAAGCGAATACTATCCGGCGAATATGAAGCATGGGGATATGAAAAGCTGATAAAGCAGTATCATGATCCGCTTGGAAGATGGTGTTTTGTAAATGATTTTCAGCCGGCGCTTGAGCAGCGCTACCCCGTTATCGGTCGTGTGCGTAAAGAGCTTTACGAACAAGGTGCAGCATTTGCACAGATGAGCGGGTCGGGTTCGGCTGTTTTCGGATTGTTTAGCTCTGAGAGCCTTATGGCTTCCGCTTTCCAAGTCTTGGCAAAAAGATGGAGCTGGTGTAAACCGTTCCTTTTACTTGCCTAA
- the spoVG gene encoding septation regulator SpoVG: protein MTITDVQIRKTVAEGKLKAYATVTFDDCFVLHNVKLIEGEKGVFVAMPSRRTKTGAYKDIAHPITPEFRSVLQEKILSAYEACAES, encoded by the coding sequence ATGACGATCACTGATGTCCAGATCCGGAAGACCGTAGCTGAAGGCAAATTAAAGGCTTATGCAACCGTTACCTTTGATGACTGCTTCGTACTGCATAATGTGAAGCTTATTGAAGGGGAGAAAGGTGTTTTTGTTGCGATGCCGAGCCGCAGAACTAAGACCGGTGCGTACAAGGATATTGCTCATCCGATAACACCTGAATTCCGATCGGTACTGCAAGAAAAGATACTTTCCGCATACGAGGCTTGTGCAGAAAGCTAG
- a CDS encoding 50S ribosomal protein L25: MEERVLTACRRTDFGKAATAKCRRANRLPAVIYDNAGHSTAIDVPYRDFEKLFKTVTESTLITVKVDEKDEFEVFIKDYQYDIVNDKVFHADFYAVERGQLLRTKIQIRLSGSPEACRQGAVLETGIAELEVECLPRNLPERIVVNVEKLGANEAIHVRDIEVSEGVKVLTDPDLAVAMVKFAKEEAPAPTEEAASAEGATPADAAAPEAKA, encoded by the coding sequence ATGGAAGAGAGAGTTTTGACAGCCTGCCGCCGAACAGATTTTGGAAAAGCTGCTACTGCAAAATGCCGTAGAGCCAATCGTTTACCTGCCGTTATTTATGATAATGCGGGGCATTCGACAGCTATTGATGTTCCCTATCGCGATTTTGAAAAATTATTCAAAACAGTTACTGAAAGTACGCTTATTACCGTTAAAGTTGATGAAAAAGACGAGTTTGAAGTTTTTATCAAAGATTATCAATATGATATCGTAAACGATAAGGTTTTCCATGCGGATTTCTATGCTGTTGAACGCGGTCAGCTGTTGCGGACTAAAATTCAAATTCGGCTTTCCGGGTCTCCTGAAGCATGTCGCCAAGGCGCTGTTTTGGAAACCGGTATTGCGGAACTTGAAGTTGAATGTTTGCCGCGTAACTTGCCCGAGCGTATTGTGGTCAATGTTGAAAAACTCGGCGCTAACGAAGCGATTCACGTTCGGGATATTGAAGTTTCCGAAGGTGTTAAGGTTTTGACGGATCCCGATTTAGCGGTTGCAATGGTTAAATTTGCCAAAGAAGAAGCTCCCGCACCCACAGAAGAAGCTGCTTCTGCAGAGGGTGCCACACCCGCGGATGCTGCCGCTCCGGAAGCAAAGGCATAA
- a CDS encoding HIT family protein yields MDDCIFCKIIKGEIPCMKIYEDEYTIVFMDIAKDVDGHMLVVPKKHVTNILDADEETLHHVMDTVKKVANHCVTDCGYEGINMLNANNQCAGQTIFHLHIHLIPRKSGDAVPSFPKFGGAVHPLEETYKKLKM; encoded by the coding sequence ATGGATGATTGTATTTTTTGTAAGATTATTAAAGGTGAAATTCCGTGCATGAAAATCTATGAAGATGAATACACAATTGTCTTTATGGATATTGCAAAAGATGTTGACGGTCACATGCTGGTCGTTCCCAAGAAGCATGTGACGAATATCTTGGATGCGGACGAAGAGACGCTCCATCACGTAATGGATACGGTAAAAAAAGTCGCTAACCATTGTGTGACTGACTGCGGATATGAGGGTATCAATATGCTCAATGCAAATAATCAATGTGCAGGGCAGACGATCTTTCACCTGCATATACACCTTATTCCGCGGAAATCAGGTGATGCCGTGCCGAGTTTCCCGAAATTCGGCGGCGCAGTACACCCGCTCGAAGAAACCTACAAAAAACTCAAGATGTAA
- a CDS encoding AMP-dependent synthetase/ligase, with the protein MNDITMPQLLQQITKKYPNIAAQYSKNERGDFIPLSYSDVFDRVLSFAGGLLSLGITRGDRVGLIADNRKEWYHASMGIMAIGAADVPRGCDATEQDLVRILSFAECTAAVIENRDQFIKILKNQPQFPLLKTLIVFDPFDIQDEELKTKGDTSRFTMYSYNEIIERGMAYRKEHPEAVEQELEKGGDTEVATIIFTSGTTGEPKGVMLTHKNFIVQLDDLKTRVILYPGEKAIVVLPVWHSFERLCEYVILASAAGMVYSKPVGSILLADIAKTNPALFPSVPRIWESVYTGVFKAMKQAGGIKQKLFNFFVAVGLFHAHHARNVKGLNPHFVFYTKITRPIVSFIPYLLTLPLYALGNVLVFKKIRTKLGTSFRQGVSGGGALPPNIDAFFWAIGVSVTEGYGLTETAPVVSVRPLGRPVFGTIGKPLSCTTVKIVDDNGKELPVGQLGTVMIRGTSVMKRYYKRQDLTDAVIDKDGWFDSGDLGFKTLDGELILRGRKKDTIVLRGGENIEPVPIEMKLQESSFIAQAVVLGQDQRFLGALIVADETEVKSYAAEQGILAASFEELLVKPEIKKLFEQQIASLINHENGFKLFERINRFALLAKPFEAGVELSAKQDIMRYKITTLYSKQIDTLFAD; encoded by the coding sequence ATGAACGACATCACAATGCCGCAATTGTTGCAACAAATTACAAAAAAATATCCGAATATTGCCGCTCAATATTCAAAGAATGAGCGAGGCGATTTTATTCCCCTCTCCTACTCTGATGTTTTTGATCGGGTATTGAGTTTTGCAGGCGGACTGTTATCCCTCGGCATCACGCGAGGAGATAGAGTCGGCCTTATCGCAGATAATCGGAAAGAATGGTACCATGCCAGTATGGGGATTATGGCGATCGGAGCGGCTGATGTTCCGCGCGGCTGCGATGCAACCGAACAGGATTTGGTACGCATTTTATCTTTCGCTGAATGTACGGCTGCTGTCATAGAAAATCGGGATCAATTCATAAAAATTCTGAAAAATCAGCCGCAGTTCCCGCTGCTTAAAACGCTCATTGTTTTTGATCCTTTTGATATTCAAGATGAAGAACTCAAAACAAAGGGCGACACTTCCCGCTTTACAATGTACAGCTACAATGAGATTATCGAACGGGGTATGGCATATCGAAAAGAACACCCCGAAGCGGTTGAACAGGAGCTGGAAAAAGGCGGCGATACGGAAGTCGCTACGATCATTTTTACCTCCGGTACGACAGGAGAACCCAAGGGTGTTATGCTGACACATAAGAACTTTATTGTGCAGCTGGATGACCTTAAAACGAGAGTTATCCTCTATCCCGGTGAAAAGGCGATCGTAGTACTGCCGGTATGGCATAGCTTTGAGCGGCTCTGTGAATATGTTATTTTGGCTTCTGCCGCGGGGATGGTGTACTCCAAACCGGTGGGAAGCATCTTGCTTGCAGACATTGCAAAAACCAATCCGGCACTGTTCCCATCGGTGCCGCGTATCTGGGAGTCCGTCTATACCGGTGTTTTTAAGGCAATGAAGCAGGCAGGCGGCATTAAGCAAAAACTGTTCAACTTCTTTGTCGCGGTAGGTCTGTTCCATGCACACCATGCGCGGAATGTTAAAGGGCTTAATCCTCATTTTGTTTTTTATACGAAGATCACCCGTCCGATTGTTTCCTTTATACCGTATCTTCTCACCCTGCCGCTCTATGCGCTGGGTAACGTGCTCGTGTTTAAAAAGATCCGTACCAAACTCGGCACCAGCTTCCGGCAAGGGGTTTCAGGCGGAGGAGCGCTACCGCCGAATATCGATGCTTTTTTCTGGGCGATTGGTGTAAGCGTTACCGAAGGCTACGGTTTAACCGAAACTGCACCGGTTGTGTCGGTTCGCCCGCTCGGACGCCCCGTATTCGGCACTATCGGGAAGCCGCTGTCGTGTACAACGGTAAAGATTGTCGATGACAACGGGAAAGAGCTGCCGGTAGGTCAACTCGGTACCGTAATGATCCGCGGCACCAGTGTTATGAAGAGGTATTACAAGCGGCAGGATTTAACCGATGCGGTTATCGATAAGGATGGTTGGTTCGACAGCGGCGACCTCGGCTTTAAAACGCTTGACGGCGAACTTATCCTGCGCGGCAGAAAAAAGGATACGATTGTACTACGCGGCGGAGAAAATATCGAGCCGGTACCGATAGAAATGAAGCTGCAAGAATCCTCGTTTATCGCGCAAGCTGTGGTTCTCGGGCAGGATCAGCGCTTTTTAGGAGCGCTCATTGTTGCAGACGAAACAGAGGTTAAAAGCTATGCGGCAGAGCAAGGGATACTGGCAGCCTCATTTGAAGAACTGCTGGTAAAACCGGAAATCAAGAAACTGTTTGAACAACAAATCGCTTCGCTGATAAACCATGAAAACGGCTTTAAGCTGTTTGAACGGATTAATCGTTTTGCGCTCCTTGCCAAACCTTTTGAAGCAGGTGTGGAACTTTCGGCAAAGCAGGACATAATGCGCTATAAGATCACTACATTATATAGTAAACAAATCGACACTTTATTCGCCGATTAA
- the tilS gene encoding tRNA lysidine(34) synthetase TilS gives MYSHPLIDAVFNNLKPFLTHIPCRFLLACSGGADSTALLLAFHQLQRRLRCRLTAVTVNHNIRSAEESAADSAFVAELCSRLEPPVSCVVAEIPAGEVERYAKERNRGTEDAARALRYRLFEETAASIDADYIVTAHNRSDVYETALMRLFQGGNTASLSMMPVRRGRYLRPLITVERSDIEAFLRQQGIVWREDATNAEDTYLRNRIRHHLVPALAMTFGGWRTGLDKTLQRIALDRSFCEESLATARETFTGMADNASSVADAANWEQCKYGALVIAADFFDSLHPALRLRVLEQGCRRLGIGTRVPLGILLRLSSELTVAPEILKGAAPEASATLEISEAALEGTMSEASAVSDALEAASIVLEKQADTRSKIAAAGALRLERRGNRILLFNSTVYLTLYNQKSYILTIPQCGKYAYPLGQLEVYHTANGIFVRDSEDKSCGVGPFTLPISVRSRRGGDRIQMKSGNVKEVKKILNEWQVDSLARELLPIIIEDTCIRRRTRIRALYGSFLGYKNWFVEEQ, from the coding sequence ATGTATTCTCATCCGCTCATCGATGCCGTATTTAACAATCTTAAACCATTTTTAACACATATTCCTTGTCGCTTTCTTCTTGCGTGTTCGGGCGGTGCTGATTCTACGGCATTACTGTTAGCCTTTCATCAATTACAGAGGCGGCTTCGCTGCCGTTTAACCGCAGTTACGGTTAACCATAATATCCGAAGTGCGGAAGAAAGCGCTGCCGATTCAGCTTTTGTCGCCGAATTGTGCAGCCGTCTGGAGCCGCCGGTATCTTGTGTGGTTGCGGAAATCCCCGCCGGGGAAGTGGAGCGTTATGCAAAGGAACGCAATCGGGGAACCGAAGATGCCGCACGTGCGCTTCGATACCGGCTTTTTGAAGAAACCGCCGCTTCCATTGATGCCGACTATATCGTAACGGCGCATAACCGGAGTGATGTATATGAAACAGCGCTGATGCGGCTCTTCCAAGGCGGCAACACGGCAAGTTTATCGATGATGCCGGTACGGCGCGGACGGTATTTACGTCCGCTTATCACGGTAGAACGGAGCGATATAGAAGCATTTTTACGGCAGCAGGGTATCGTATGGCGCGAGGATGCCACCAATGCGGAAGATACATATCTGCGCAACCGAATCCGGCACCATCTAGTACCGGCATTGGCTATGACCTTCGGCGGATGGCGCACCGGATTGGATAAAACTTTGCAACGGATTGCCTTGGATCGTTCATTTTGCGAGGAATCTCTGGCCACTGCGCGCGAAACCTTTACCGGTATGGCTGACAATGCAAGCAGCGTGGCCGACGCGGCAAATTGGGAGCAATGCAAGTATGGTGCGCTTGTAATCGCAGCGGATTTCTTTGATTCGCTCCATCCTGCGCTGCGGCTCAGGGTGCTTGAACAAGGGTGCCGCCGGCTCGGTATCGGGACACGGGTTCCGCTGGGCATACTCCTTAGGCTTTCGTCCGAACTCACGGTAGCGCCGGAAATATTGAAGGGAGCGGCGCCGGAAGCATCGGCAACGCTGGAAATATCGGAGGCTGCATTGGAGGGAACAATGTCTGAGGCATCGGCGGTGTCGGATGCTTTGGAGGCTGCATCGATTGTTCTCGAAAAGCAAGCTGACACTCGCTCAAAGATTGCTGCTGCCGGCGCTCTCCGGTTGGAACGCCGTGGTAATCGTATCCTGCTTTTTAACAGCACGGTCTATCTTACGCTGTATAATCAAAAGTCATACATTCTGACTATTCCGCAATGCGGCAAATATGCGTATCCTTTGGGACAGTTGGAAGTTTATCACACTGCCAACGGTATTTTTGTGCGGGATAGTGAGGATAAAAGCTGCGGAGTAGGTCCTTTTACACTTCCCATTTCCGTCAGATCAAGGCGCGGCGGCGATCGGATTCAAATGAAATCCGGAAATGTAAAAGAAGTAAAAAAAATTTTAAATGAGTGGCAGGTTGATTCACTTGCTCGCGAACTTTTGCCGATTATCATAGAGGACACTTGTATTCGGAGGCGTACTCGTATACGCGCCTTATATGGCAGCTTCCTTGGATATAAAAACTGGTTTGTGGAGGAACAATAG